In Haemophilus parainfluenzae, one genomic interval encodes:
- a CDS encoding replicative DNA helicase — protein sequence MASQRQIQSPDQKTEQVSIPPHSTEAEQAVLGGIMLSNQHWDGIAERVIAEDFYTFAHKAIFQTMEELMRNQTPIDLITLDQALKAKGISDSVGGFAYLADLSNNTPNAINILAYAEIVREKAILRELIAVGNRIAENSYSPKGKDIKMVLDEAEREVFAIAEKRSSSTEGPQNVISVLESTIARIDTLSKLENHSGVTGVTTGFVDLDKKTAGLQPSDLIIVAARPSMGKTTFAMNLCENAAMASDKPVLVFSLEMPAEQIMMRMIASLARVDQTKIRTGQNLDETEWSKIASVFGMFKQKNNLYIDDSSGLTPTELRSRARRVYRENNGLSMIMVDYLQLMRAPAFSDNRTLEIAEISRSLKALAKELEVPVVALSQLNRTLEQRADKRPVNSDLRESGSIEQDADLIMFIYRDEVYNDNSEDKGVAEIIIGKQRNGPIGRVRLAFNGQFSRFDNLAEQREYRDDY from the coding sequence ATGGCATCACAAAGACAAATCCAATCTCCAGATCAGAAAACTGAACAAGTTAGCATCCCGCCTCATTCCACTGAAGCTGAACAAGCCGTACTTGGCGGCATTATGTTGAGTAATCAACATTGGGATGGTATTGCAGAAAGAGTGATTGCTGAGGATTTTTATACTTTTGCGCATAAAGCAATCTTCCAAACCATGGAAGAATTAATGCGCAACCAAACACCGATTGATTTAATCACCCTTGATCAAGCCCTTAAAGCGAAAGGTATTAGTGATTCTGTAGGCGGTTTTGCTTATTTAGCGGATCTTTCTAATAATACGCCAAATGCCATTAATATTTTGGCTTATGCTGAAATCGTGCGTGAAAAAGCGATTTTGCGTGAGCTTATTGCTGTGGGAAATCGTATCGCAGAAAACAGCTATTCTCCGAAAGGCAAAGACATCAAAATGGTGTTGGATGAAGCCGAGAGAGAAGTGTTTGCTATTGCTGAAAAACGCAGTTCTTCAACTGAAGGACCACAAAATGTGATCAGCGTGTTGGAAAGTACTATTGCTCGAATTGACACCTTAAGTAAGCTTGAAAATCATAGCGGTGTGACAGGGGTCACAACGGGCTTTGTTGACTTAGATAAGAAAACAGCAGGTTTACAGCCTTCAGACCTCATCATTGTCGCTGCACGTCCTTCTATGGGTAAAACCACGTTTGCGATGAACCTTTGTGAAAATGCCGCCATGGCAAGTGATAAGCCTGTGTTGGTATTCAGTTTAGAGATGCCTGCGGAACAAATCATGATGCGTATGATTGCCTCTCTTGCTCGCGTGGACCAAACCAAAATTCGTACTGGTCAAAATTTGGATGAAACGGAATGGAGCAAAATTGCCAGCGTGTTTGGGATGTTTAAGCAAAAAAATAACCTTTATATCGATGATTCTTCAGGTTTAACCCCAACAGAATTGCGCTCTCGAGCACGTCGTGTGTACCGCGAAAACAATGGTTTGAGCATGATTATGGTGGATTACCTTCAGTTAATGCGTGCACCGGCATTCTCAGATAACCGAACCTTAGAGATTGCTGAGATTTCACGTTCTTTAAAAGCCTTAGCGAAAGAATTAGAAGTCCCCGTTGTAGCTCTTTCCCAGCTTAACCGTACTTTGGAACAACGTGCAGATAAACGTCCAGTAAACTCAGACTTGCGTGAATCAGGCTCTATTGAGCAGGATGCTGACTTGATTATGTTCATTTATCGTGACGAAGTGTATAACGATAATTCTGAAGATAAAGGTGTTGCTGAAATCATTATCGGTAAACAACGTAACGGTCCGATTGGTCGTGTACGTTTAGCATTTAACGGTCAATTCTCACGCTTTGATAACCTTGCCGAACAGCGTGAATACAGAGATGATTATTAG
- the alr gene encoding alanine racemase: MNVKPATAKISSLALKHNLQVIKEKAPHSKIIAVVKANAYGHGVVFVSSALESMVDCFAVARLEEALSLRSNGIIKPILLLEGFFDEKDLPIIAVNNIETVVHNREQLEALKRAVVPSPIKVWLKIDTGMHRLGVSLDEVDYFYQELKKLPQIQPHLGFVSHFSRADELDSDYTQVQLDRFLQATKDKAGERTIAASGGILFWPEAHLDCIRPGIIMYGISPTDTVGAEFGLTPVMNLTSSLLAVREHKKGEPVGYGGIWTSPKDTKIGVVAIGYGDGYPRDVPEGTPVYLNGRIVPIVGRVSMDMLTVDLGPDSQDKVGDEVILWGKELPIETVAKYSGILSYELITKLTPRVITEYVD, from the coding sequence ATGAACGTAAAACCGGCAACAGCGAAAATCAGTTCGCTTGCCCTAAAACATAATTTACAAGTTATTAAAGAAAAAGCACCACACAGCAAAATTATTGCCGTGGTAAAAGCAAACGCATATGGTCACGGTGTGGTATTTGTCTCATCCGCTTTAGAAAGTATGGTGGATTGTTTTGCTGTAGCACGTTTGGAAGAGGCGTTATCTTTACGCTCCAACGGTATTATTAAACCGATCTTATTGCTAGAAGGCTTTTTTGATGAAAAAGACTTACCGATTATTGCGGTAAATAACATTGAAACAGTGGTTCATAACCGTGAACAGCTTGAAGCATTAAAACGAGCTGTAGTACCAAGTCCAATTAAAGTCTGGTTAAAAATTGATACCGGTATGCACCGTTTAGGTGTGTCACTTGATGAAGTGGATTATTTTTATCAAGAGCTGAAAAAACTTCCTCAAATTCAACCGCACTTAGGTTTTGTGAGTCATTTTAGCCGTGCTGATGAGTTAGATTCAGATTATACTCAAGTTCAGCTCGATCGTTTCCTTCAAGCGACAAAAGATAAAGCAGGAGAGCGAACCATTGCTGCATCAGGCGGGATTTTATTCTGGCCAGAAGCCCATTTAGATTGTATTCGCCCAGGGATTATTATGTACGGTATTTCACCAACGGATACTGTCGGTGCTGAATTTGGTTTAACTCCTGTGATGAATTTAACGTCATCTTTGCTTGCTGTACGTGAACATAAAAAAGGTGAACCTGTTGGCTATGGTGGTATTTGGACCAGTCCGAAAGATACCAAAATTGGTGTCGTCGCTATTGGTTACGGTGATGGATATCCGCGTGATGTGCCAGAAGGTACGCCAGTTTATCTAAATGGTCGAATTGTTCCTATTGTCGGTCGCGTCTCAATGGATATGCTGACGGTGGATTTAGGTCCAGATAGCCAAGATAAAGTCGGTGATGAAGTGATCTTATGGGGTAAGGAATTACCAATTGAAACGGTAGCTAAATACAGTGGTATTTTAAGCTATGAATTGATTACAAAATTAACGCCGCGTGTTATAACAGAATATGTCGATTAA
- the pgi gene encoding glucose-6-phosphate isomerase, with product MKNINPTNTQAWKALEAHKSQLANTTIADLFKQEQNRFNDYSLSFENQILVDFSKNKINQETLKLLRQLAKESALDEAINAMFTGEKINRTENRAVLHTALRNRSNTPVYVDGKDVMPEVNAVLAKMSAFCERVISGEWKGYTGKAITDVVNIGIGGSDLGPYMVTEALRPYKNHLNMHFVSNVDGTHIAETLKKVNPETTLFLVASKTFTTQETMTNANSARDWLLAAAKDNSSVAKHFAALSTNGKAVAEFGIDTNNMFEFWDWVGGRYSLWSAIGLSIALSIGFDNFEALLSGAHEMDKHFRTAPLEKNIPATLALVGLWNTNFLGAQTEAILPYDQYLHRFAAYFQQGNMESNGKYVDRNGNVIRDYQTGPIIWGEPGTNGQHAFYQLIHQGTMLIPCDFIAPAQSHNPLGDHHSKLLSNFFAQTEALAFGKTKEEVEAEFVKAGKSLDEVKDIVPFKVFTGNKPTNSILVQKITPFVLGALIAMYEHKIFAQGVIFNIFSFDQWGVELGKQLANRILPELADKEKVTSHDSSTNGLINQFKAWR from the coding sequence ATGAAAAACATCAACCCAACCAATACACAAGCTTGGAAAGCACTTGAAGCTCATAAATCTCAGCTGGCTAATACCACGATTGCTGATTTGTTCAAACAAGAACAAAATCGTTTTAACGATTATTCTTTAAGTTTTGAAAATCAAATCTTAGTGGATTTTTCAAAAAATAAAATTAACCAAGAAACCCTCAAATTGCTTCGTCAATTAGCCAAAGAGTCTGCATTAGATGAAGCAATTAATGCTATGTTTACAGGCGAGAAAATTAATCGTACAGAAAATCGTGCCGTATTACATACCGCACTTCGTAACCGTTCAAATACGCCTGTCTATGTAGATGGCAAAGATGTAATGCCGGAAGTGAATGCAGTATTAGCAAAAATGAGTGCTTTCTGTGAGCGTGTGATTTCAGGTGAGTGGAAAGGTTATACCGGAAAAGCAATTACTGATGTGGTGAATATCGGTATCGGTGGTTCGGACTTAGGCCCTTATATGGTGACCGAAGCGCTTCGTCCTTATAAAAATCACTTGAATATGCACTTTGTTTCAAACGTAGATGGTACACATATCGCTGAAACGTTGAAAAAAGTAAATCCTGAAACCACACTTTTCTTAGTCGCATCTAAAACCTTTACCACACAAGAAACTATGACCAATGCGAATTCTGCGCGTGATTGGTTATTAGCTGCAGCGAAAGATAACAGCTCAGTGGCAAAACACTTCGCCGCACTTTCAACCAATGGTAAAGCCGTAGCAGAATTTGGAATTGATACAAACAACATGTTTGAGTTCTGGGATTGGGTTGGTGGCCGTTATTCTTTATGGTCTGCAATCGGTCTTTCTATCGCACTTTCAATCGGCTTTGATAATTTTGAAGCACTATTAAGTGGTGCGCATGAAATGGATAAACATTTCCGTACTGCACCATTAGAAAAAAATATCCCAGCGACATTAGCGTTAGTCGGTTTATGGAATACCAACTTCCTTGGTGCGCAAACTGAAGCAATTTTACCTTATGACCAATATTTACACCGTTTTGCGGCTTATTTCCAACAAGGTAACATGGAATCAAACGGTAAATATGTCGATCGTAATGGCAATGTTATTCGTGATTATCAAACCGGCCCAATTATTTGGGGGGAACCAGGTACAAACGGTCAACATGCGTTCTACCAATTGATTCACCAAGGTACGATGTTAATTCCTTGTGACTTTATCGCACCAGCACAAAGTCATAATCCATTAGGTGACCATCATAGCAAATTGTTATCAAACTTCTTTGCACAAACTGAAGCACTTGCTTTCGGTAAAACCAAAGAAGAAGTTGAAGCAGAGTTTGTGAAAGCCGGTAAGTCGTTGGATGAGGTAAAAGATATTGTGCCATTTAAAGTCTTTACCGGTAACAAACCGACCAACTCTATTTTAGTGCAAAAAATTACACCATTTGTTCTTGGTGCATTAATTGCGATGTATGAACACAAAATTTTTGCACAAGGTGTGATTTTTAATATCTTTAGTTTCGACCAATGGGGCGTGGAATTAGGTAAACAATTAGCGAATCGAATTCTTCCTGAATTGGCTGACAAAGAGAAAGTGACAAGCCATGATAGCTCAACCAATGGATTGATTAATCAATTCAAAGCATGGCGATAA
- a CDS encoding MFS transporter produces the protein MFVQQQNSTPSNIVAFNFLLIAFLTGIASAFQTPTLSLYLSQEIQVSPFFVGLFYSVNAIIGIILSQILAKYSDKQDDRRKVMIVCCLIAVLGCLIFAYSRNYYVLIIIGTTLLGLGSSANPQSFALAREYAESSHREAVMFTTIMRTQISLAWIVGPPLSFFIALNWGFDYMYLVAGSAFLLCAGVSKLLPKIPRQSAVKNQEVLDNTPPRKSVIYLFIANLLLWTCNSMYLINMPLFVINELHLDKELAGTLMGTAAGLEIPVMILAGYLTKYFSKKRLMMIALISGLAFYSSLLFAEQTWQLIGLQMLNAIFIGITATIGMVYFQDLMPTKMGTATTLFSNAAKSSWIIGGPIAGIIAEIWHYNSVFYIAVALIFISVGCMWKVKSV, from the coding sequence ATGTTTGTTCAACAACAAAACTCAACACCATCCAATATTGTGGCGTTCAATTTTCTATTGATTGCCTTTTTAACGGGAATTGCCTCTGCGTTTCAAACACCGACCTTGAGTTTATATCTCTCTCAAGAGATTCAAGTTTCACCTTTTTTTGTGGGCTTGTTCTATTCAGTCAATGCCATTATTGGCATTATCTTGAGCCAAATTCTCGCAAAATATTCTGATAAGCAAGATGACCGTCGCAAAGTGATGATTGTTTGCTGTTTAATTGCTGTGCTTGGCTGTCTGATTTTTGCTTATAGCCGAAATTATTATGTGTTAATTATTATCGGCACAACGCTATTAGGGCTAGGTTCATCCGCTAATCCGCAATCTTTTGCTTTAGCGCGAGAATATGCTGAAAGTAGTCATCGTGAAGCGGTGATGTTCACCACAATTATGCGAACTCAAATCTCATTGGCTTGGATTGTTGGGCCACCGCTTTCTTTTTTCATTGCGTTAAACTGGGGCTTTGATTACATGTATTTGGTGGCAGGTTCTGCCTTTTTACTGTGTGCAGGTGTCAGCAAATTATTGCCGAAAATTCCTCGTCAAAGTGCGGTTAAAAATCAAGAGGTTTTAGACAATACGCCACCAAGAAAAAGTGTGATTTACTTGTTCATCGCTAACCTATTACTTTGGACATGTAACAGCATGTATCTCATTAATATGCCATTATTTGTGATTAATGAATTACATTTAGACAAAGAACTGGCAGGAACATTAATGGGGACGGCTGCAGGCTTGGAAATTCCTGTGATGATTTTGGCGGGCTATCTCACCAAATATTTCAGTAAAAAACGCTTGATGATGATTGCTTTAATTTCAGGCCTCGCCTTCTATTCAAGTTTATTATTCGCAGAGCAAACTTGGCAGCTTATCGGATTACAAATGCTTAATGCGATTTTTATCGGTATTACGGCTACGATTGGCATGGTGTATTTCCAAGACTTAATGCCGACTAAAATGGGCACTGCCACCACCTTATTTAGTAATGCAGCAAAAAGCAGTTGGATTATCGGAGGACCTATTGCGGGTATTATTGCGGAAATTTGGCATTACAACTCTGTTTTTTATATCGCTGTGGCACTAATTTTTATCAGCGTAGGCTGTATGTGGAAAGTCAAATCAGTTTGA
- a CDS encoding dual specificity protein phosphatase family protein encodes MKQTHFNLYKMSKNVLFALTAFSLIACTTTPSEPPKNTEHWATLISKQENLYQIDNKFYRSEQLEPQSETLLNKLNIHTIVNLRFFDRNDDKQAFGHTKINLINTPLLTWSISPDEVADILWQIKQHQKNGAVLVHCYHGADRTGLIVASYRVIYQNWDLNEAKREMQQGPYGYHSVWKNIDNFFTQENMAKIKAELDKRSNATK; translated from the coding sequence ATGAAACAAACTCATTTCAATTTATACAAGATGAGCAAAAATGTCCTTTTTGCTTTAACGGCTTTTTCATTAATCGCCTGTACGACAACACCAAGTGAACCGCCAAAAAATACAGAACATTGGGCAACGCTAATCAGCAAACAGGAAAATTTATATCAGATTGATAATAAATTTTACCGTAGTGAGCAATTAGAGCCGCAATCTGAAACATTATTAAATAAGTTGAATATTCACACAATTGTGAATTTACGCTTTTTTGACCGTAATGATGATAAACAAGCATTTGGTCATACTAAGATCAACTTGATTAATACCCCATTACTGACTTGGTCAATTAGTCCAGATGAAGTGGCTGATATTCTGTGGCAAATCAAACAACACCAAAAAAATGGTGCGGTTTTAGTGCATTGTTATCATGGCGCTGACAGAACTGGCTTAATTGTTGCAAGCTACCGTGTGATTTATCAAAATTGGGATCTCAATGAAGCCAAACGTGAAATGCAACAAGGCCCTTACGGCTATCATTCTGTTTGGAAAAATATTGATAATTTCTTCACGCAAGAAAATATGGCTAAGATCAAAGCTGAATTAGATAAACGTTCTAACGCAACAAAATAA
- a CDS encoding glycoside hydrolase family 32 protein yields MIIFNNGKYKSILAAEKGELAEIAETVQKDNDFRPHFHIAPPTGLMNDPNGLIFDGEKYHLFYQWFPFDAIHGMKHWKHLITKDFQHYQSADDLIPCELFESHGCYSGGALKVGDKLAMFYTGNTRRPSDNQRVPYQNLAIFNLNGKLLSKRPLIENAPEGYTEHVRDPKPYFTEDGKIRFICGAQRENLTGTAIIFEMDNLEDTPRLLGELSLPAFDNKNVFMWECPDLLKLRDKDVFIWSPQGKDREAHQFQNNYHATYAVGKLTDLSFEAEYIGELDQGFDFYAPQTFGGLDNQTCAVLFGWIGLPDLTYPTDKFKWHSALTLPRELRLEGTKIYQRPIAKICENLTALSAFHLNGKADIANLDRAYLKFEVNNQAFDLTFFQNEKGQSLHLSYENGLICLDRSQSEQTELMEKFDTKRFCEIENLQTVEIFFDRSIIEIFLNHGEKAMTSRFFIENRENTITSNRPLDLMIGYLPAIQYI; encoded by the coding sequence ATGATTATTTTCAATAATGGCAAATACAAAAGCATCCTAGCCGCAGAAAAAGGCGAGCTCGCAGAAATTGCTGAAACCGTGCAAAAAGACAACGATTTTCGACCGCACTTTCATATTGCCCCACCAACCGGCTTAATGAATGATCCGAATGGTTTGATCTTTGATGGTGAAAAGTATCATCTGTTCTACCAATGGTTTCCATTCGATGCAATTCACGGGATGAAACATTGGAAGCATTTAATCACGAAAGACTTCCAACATTATCAATCAGCAGATGATCTGATTCCTTGCGAGCTTTTTGAGTCTCACGGCTGTTATTCTGGTGGCGCTTTGAAAGTTGGTGACAAATTGGCCATGTTCTATACCGGCAATACTCGTCGACCAAGTGATAATCAACGCGTGCCTTATCAAAATTTAGCAATTTTCAATCTTAATGGAAAATTGCTTAGCAAACGTCCGTTAATTGAAAATGCGCCTGAAGGTTATACAGAGCATGTTCGTGATCCTAAACCGTATTTTACTGAAGACGGAAAAATCCGTTTTATCTGTGGTGCACAGCGAGAAAACCTCACGGGAACAGCCATTATTTTTGAAATGGACAATCTTGAAGATACGCCTCGTTTATTAGGTGAGCTTTCCTTGCCTGCTTTTGATAATAAAAACGTGTTTATGTGGGAATGCCCTGATCTATTGAAGCTCCGTGATAAAGATGTGTTTATTTGGTCGCCACAAGGTAAAGATCGAGAAGCTCATCAATTCCAAAATAATTATCATGCGACTTATGCTGTGGGTAAATTAACGGATTTAAGCTTTGAAGCAGAATATATCGGCGAATTAGATCAGGGTTTTGATTTCTACGCACCACAAACGTTTGGTGGCTTAGATAATCAAACTTGTGCTGTGCTTTTCGGTTGGATTGGTTTGCCTGATTTAACTTACCCAACAGATAAATTTAAATGGCATTCTGCTTTAACCTTGCCAAGAGAATTGCGCTTAGAAGGGACAAAAATTTATCAACGTCCGATTGCTAAAATATGCGAAAATCTGACCGCACTTTCAGCGTTTCATCTCAATGGAAAAGCGGATATTGCTAATTTAGATCGTGCGTATCTTAAATTTGAGGTAAATAACCAAGCCTTTGACTTAACCTTCTTCCAAAATGAAAAAGGACAATCACTGCATCTATCTTACGAAAATGGTTTGATTTGCTTAGATCGCAGTCAAAGCGAACAAACCGAATTAATGGAGAAATTCGATACGAAACGTTTCTGCGAAATTGAAAATTTGCAGACCGTTGAAATCTTCTTTGATCGCTCAATTATTGAAATTTTCTTGAATCACGGTGAAAAAGCGATGACATCAAGATTTTTCATTGAGAACAGAGAGAATACAATAACCAGCAATCGCCCGTTAGATTTAATGATCGGTTATTTACCGGCTATTCAATATATTTAA
- a CDS encoding aminoimidazole riboside kinase, with amino-acid sequence MSQKIWVTGDAVVDLIPDGENHYLRCAGGAPANVAVGVARLGSPSAFIGRVGNDPLGQFMQDTLNAENVNTQHMILDPQHRTSTVVVGLDNGERSFTFMVNPSADQFLQASDLPPFQQGEWLHCCSIALINNPSREATFEAIRRIKAAGGFFSFDPNLRESLWSSLEEMKTVVMEAVALADVLKFSEEELTLLTNTDSLEKAFEKVTALYPEKLIIVTLGKDGALYHLEGKKDVISGKALQPVDTTGAGDAFVGGLLAGLSQHSNWKENDVLVQIIRQANACGALATTAKGAMSALPNKAQLAAFLAN; translated from the coding sequence ATGAGCCAAAAAATCTGGGTAACAGGCGATGCGGTTGTCGATCTTATTCCTGACGGTGAAAATCATTATTTACGTTGTGCCGGTGGCGCCCCTGCAAATGTGGCTGTTGGCGTAGCACGTTTAGGTAGTCCAAGTGCCTTTATTGGTCGCGTAGGTAACGATCCCCTTGGCCAATTTATGCAAGACACCTTAAATGCGGAAAATGTGAATACACAACATATGATTTTAGATCCGCAACATCGCACCTCTACGGTTGTGGTTGGTTTAGATAATGGCGAACGCAGCTTTACCTTTATGGTAAACCCAAGTGCGGATCAGTTCTTACAAGCAAGCGATTTACCACCTTTCCAACAAGGTGAATGGCTACATTGCTGCTCTATTGCGCTGATTAATAATCCATCTCGCGAAGCCACCTTTGAAGCAATTCGTCGTATTAAAGCTGCTGGTGGTTTCTTCTCTTTTGATCCAAATCTACGTGAATCACTTTGGTCAAGCTTAGAAGAAATGAAAACCGTGGTCATGGAAGCCGTTGCATTGGCTGACGTATTAAAATTCTCTGAAGAAGAATTAACGCTTTTGACTAATACTGACAGCCTTGAAAAAGCCTTTGAAAAAGTGACCGCACTTTATCCTGAAAAATTGATTATCGTGACTTTAGGTAAAGATGGTGCACTCTATCACTTAGAAGGTAAGAAAGATGTGATTTCTGGAAAAGCCTTACAACCTGTTGATACAACGGGTGCTGGCGATGCTTTCGTTGGTGGCCTACTTGCTGGACTTTCACAGCATTCAAACTGGAAAGAAAATGATGTGCTTGTGCAAATTATCCGTCAAGCCAATGCTTGTGGTGCCCTTGCTACAACAGCAAAAGGGGCGATGTCTGCGCTACCCAATAAAGCACAATTAGCAGCCTTCCTAGCCAACTAA
- the tyrS gene encoding tyrosine--tRNA ligase, giving the protein MTDINTVLAELKRGTDEILSEADLIEKLKENRPLKIKLGADPTAPDIHLGHTVVLNKLRQFQQLGHEVYFLIGDFTGMVGDPSGKNTTRPPLSREDVLRNAETYKEQIYKILDPQKTKIVFNSEWLGKLGTEGMIRLASNYTVARMLERDDFKKRFGNNQPIAIHEFIYPLLQGHDSVALEADVELGGTDQKFNLLVGRELQKSAGQKPQVAITLPLLVGLDGEKKMSKSLGNYIGVTDAPSDMFGKIMSISDDLMWDWYNLLSFRPLTEIAELKAEVANGKNPRDVKILLAKEIIARFHDEAAAEAAEQEFINRFQKGAMPDEMPEFTFEGEIGLATLLKEAGLVPSTSEAIRSAKQGGVKINGEKVEDMKANAPKGTNVYQVGKRKFARVTIA; this is encoded by the coding sequence ATGACTGATATTAATACCGTTCTCGCAGAACTAAAACGCGGTACTGATGAGATTCTTTCTGAAGCGGATTTAATCGAAAAACTAAAAGAAAATCGCCCACTTAAAATTAAACTTGGTGCAGACCCTACTGCTCCGGATATTCACTTAGGGCATACCGTGGTATTAAACAAACTTCGTCAATTCCAACAATTAGGCCACGAAGTCTATTTCTTAATCGGTGATTTCACGGGTATGGTCGGTGACCCATCTGGTAAAAATACCACTCGCCCACCGCTTAGCCGCGAAGATGTGCTTCGCAATGCGGAAACCTATAAAGAACAGATTTACAAAATTCTAGACCCACAAAAAACGAAAATCGTATTCAACTCTGAATGGTTGGGTAAATTGGGTACTGAAGGGATGATCCGTTTAGCAAGTAACTACACCGTAGCGCGTATGCTAGAACGTGATGACTTCAAAAAACGTTTTGGTAACAATCAACCTATCGCAATTCACGAATTTATTTATCCTTTATTACAAGGCCATGACTCTGTTGCTTTAGAAGCAGACGTGGAACTTGGTGGTACAGACCAAAAATTTAACTTACTTGTTGGTCGCGAGTTACAAAAATCAGCCGGTCAGAAACCACAGGTAGCGATTACGCTTCCATTACTTGTTGGTTTAGACGGTGAGAAGAAAATGTCTAAATCATTAGGCAACTACATCGGCGTGACAGATGCACCAAGCGATATGTTCGGTAAAATCATGTCGATCTCGGATGACTTAATGTGGGATTGGTACAACTTACTTTCTTTCCGTCCACTCACTGAAATTGCTGAATTAAAAGCAGAAGTAGCAAATGGTAAAAACCCACGTGATGTGAAGATTTTATTAGCGAAAGAGATCATCGCACGTTTCCACGATGAAGCAGCGGCAGAGGCGGCTGAACAAGAATTTATTAACCGTTTCCAAAAAGGTGCAATGCCGGATGAAATGCCTGAATTCACCTTTGAAGGCGAAATTGGTTTAGCCACCTTATTAAAAGAAGCAGGACTGGTTCCTTCTACTTCTGAAGCGATTCGCTCAGCGAAGCAAGGTGGTGTGAAAATCAATGGCGAAAAAGTCGAAGACATGAAAGCCAATGCACCAAAAGGCACGAATGTTTACCAAGTCGGTAAACGTAAGTTTGCACGCGTAACCATCGCATAA
- the sfsA gene encoding DNA/RNA nuclease SfsA: MQLPTLQSAKLIRRYKRFLTDIELPNGEVITIHCANTGAMTGCGEKGDTVWYSHSDSQTRKYPHSWELTQLANGQLVCINTHRSNQLVFEALQNKQIKELAMYDEIYPEVKYGEENSRIDFLLKGEGLTDCYVEVKSITFVKGTLGMFPDAVTTRGQKHVRELLAMKKQGHRAVVLFAGLHDGFDRFKIAEFVDPEYDRLLKDAKSQGVEAYAYAGKFDISDGIPTALSLTESVPYID, from the coding sequence ATGCAACTCCCTACTCTACAATCCGCAAAATTAATTCGCCGCTATAAACGCTTTTTAACTGATATTGAATTACCAAATGGCGAAGTCATCACCATTCATTGTGCAAATACTGGTGCAATGACTGGCTGTGGTGAAAAAGGTGATACCGTTTGGTACTCTCATTCTGATAGCCAAACTCGCAAATATCCACACAGTTGGGAATTAACGCAATTAGCAAATGGCCAACTTGTTTGCATTAATACGCACAGATCCAACCAGTTAGTTTTTGAAGCCTTGCAAAATAAACAAATCAAAGAACTCGCTATGTATGATGAAATTTATCCTGAAGTGAAATATGGTGAAGAAAATAGCCGTATCGACTTCTTACTTAAAGGTGAAGGCTTGACAGATTGTTATGTTGAAGTGAAATCCATCACCTTTGTAAAAGGCACATTAGGAATGTTTCCCGATGCCGTTACCACTCGTGGACAAAAACATGTTCGTGAGCTTTTAGCCATGAAAAAACAAGGACATCGCGCCGTTGTTCTCTTTGCCGGATTACATGATGGCTTCGATCGTTTTAAAATCGCTGAGTTTGTAGATCCTGAATATGATCGCCTTTTAAAAGACGCAAAATCTCAGGGCGTTGAAGCTTATGCTTATGCGGGAAAATTTGACATTTCAGATGGAATTCCGACCGCACTTTCTCTCACAGAAAGTGTACCTTACATCGATTAA